The nucleotide sequence CCCTTTTGAGCCTGGGAGCACTCAAAATGGCCCCCGAGGCCGATTTGATCGCCCATTGCCGCCGAATCGCCGAAATCATGCCCATCGTCGGTTTTTACCTCCAACCGGCTGTGGGCGGCCGCGTGCTGCCACGGTCCTTTTGGCGAAAATTTGCCGAAATCGAAAAGGTCGTCGCCATCAAGATCGCGCCGTTCAATCGCTACCAGACACTGGATGTCATCCACGCCGTCGCGGACTCCGGGCGCAGCGACATCGCCCTCTACACCGGCAATGACGACACCATCGTGCATGACCTGATCTCGCCCAATCGCATCGTCGGCGGCCTCCTGGGCCACTGGAGCGTGTGGACACAAAAAGCCGTGCAAATCCACGCCGCTGCCGCACCGAGCCCGTCTCGGCCGCATTGCTCGAACTCGCCAATGAGGTCACCGATTGCAACGCCGCCTTCTTTGATGCCGCGAACGGTTTTGCAGGCTGCATCGCCGGTCTGCACGAGGTTTTACGCCGCCAGGGCCTGCTGGAGGGCCTGTGGTGCCTCGATGAGCACGAGACGCTGAGCCCCGGCCAACTCGCCGAGATCGACCGCGTCTATGCCGCCTACCCCCATCTCCACGACGATGCTTTTGTCGCTGAAAACCGTGACAAATGGCTGCGTTAAGTCCACACATCCTCCCCCATGAAAAAGCCCTCCTCGCCTTACTCACCCTCACCGCCTTCCTCCACGAGCCCCGCACAGGAGGTGAAGCCACTGAAGGTGCTCATGGTCTGCGGTGGCTGCTGCCATGACTATGCGAACCAGAAGCTCATCCTGGCGGAGGGCATCAGCGCCCGTGCGAATGTGGAGTTCACCATCGTGCATGAGGAATCACGCGTGAAGGATGACCGCACGCATCAGGTCAGCATTTACAAAAAGCCCGATTGGGCCGCTGGATACGATGTGGTGGTGCATAACGAGTGCTTCGGTGCGGTGACGGATGTGCCTTTCGTCGAAGGCATCGCCAAACCACACTTTGAGGGCGTGCCCGCCGTGATGCTGCACTGCTCCACGCACAGTTACCGCACTGCCAAAACCGATGAATGGCGCAAATGCGTGGGCCAGACATCCATGAGCCATGAAAAGAACCGCGACCTGAAGGTACGCAACGTCGCTGAGGCACATCCCATCATGAAGGGCTTCCCCAAGGAGTGGAACGACACCAAAGACGAGCTCTACAAGAACGAAAAGCTCTGGGAGAACTTCACCCCGCTGGCCTCGGCCTATGGTGAGGAAACCAAGAAAGACCACCACGTCATCTGGGTGAACCAGTATGGCAAAGGCAAGGTCTTCGGCACCACGCTGGGCCATGGCAACCACACCATGGAAGACCCGATTTACCTCGATCTCGTCACACGCGGCCTGCTGTGGTCCTGCGGCAAGCT is from Verrucomicrobiaceae bacterium and encodes:
- a CDS encoding ThuA domain-containing protein, with the protein product MKKPSSPYSPSPPSSTSPAQEVKPLKVLMVCGGCCHDYANQKLILAEGISARANVEFTIVHEESRVKDDRTHQVSIYKKPDWAAGYDVVVHNECFGAVTDVPFVEGIAKPHFEGVPAVMLHCSTHSYRTAKTDEWRKCVGQTSMSHEKNRDLKVRNVAEAHPIMKGFPKEWNDTKDELYKNEKLWENFTPLASAYGEETKKDHHVIWVNQYGKGKVFGTTLGHGNHTMEDPIYLDLVTRGLLWSCGKLGEDGKPLPGYEAKQK